CGTTCCGGTGACGCTGGAGGGCAAGAAGGGCGCCACCGTAGTCGAGCGCGACGAGCATCCCTTCCTGGGGGCGACCCTGGAGAAGATGGCCAAGCTGCCGCCCGCCTTCTCCAAGACCGGCACCGTCACCGCCGGCAACTCCTCCGGCATCACCGACGGCGCCGCCGCGGTGGTGCTGGCGGGCGAGACCCTGGTGAAGAAGCACCACCTGAAGCCGCTGGCGCGGGTGCTGGACTTCGCCAGTGCCGGCTGCGATCCCCGCACCATGGGCATCGGCCCGGTGCCCGCCATGCACAAGCTGCGCGAGAAGTGTGACCTGGCGGTCGCCGACTTCGACCTCATCGAGCTCAACGAGGCCTTCGCCGCCCAGGTGCTGGCCTGCGACCGCGAACTGCACTTCGACCACGACAAGCTGAACGTGAACGGCGGGGCCATCGCCCTGGGACATCCCATCGGCTGCACCGGGGCGCGCATCGTGGTCACCCTGCTGCACGAGATGCTGCGCCGCAAGGCCCACCACGGCGCCGCCACCCTGTGCGTCTCCGGCGGCATGGGCATGGCGCTGGCGCTGGAGAACGTGGCCTGAGCGCGGCCGCAGGCGTGCGTCTTTTTTTCAGCCTCCTGCGTATAGGAGGCTAGGATGAGCCTCGCAGCCTATTACGCGGTCACCTGGATGCAGGACGAAGCCACGGAAATCGCGCGCGGACTCCGGCACCGCGATCCGGAGGTGCTGGACCGGCTCATCGAGCAGTACCAACACCGGCTCTTCCGCTATCTGGTGTACCTCACCGGCAACCGTACCGCCGCCGAAGACCTCTTCCAGGAAACCTGGGTGCGGGTGCTGGAGCGCGGCCGGCAGTACGACGGCAAGTCCAAGTTCGAGACCTGGCTGTTCGCCATCGCGCGCCACCTGCTGATCGACAGCCTGCGGCGCAAGTCGGCAGCCAGCCTGGACGCGCTGCGCGACCCCGAAGAGGGCACGGCGCCCTTCGAGCCTGCGGCCGAGGAACCCTCGGCCTACGAGGCGCTGGCAGGGCGGGAGCAGGAAGCGCGGGTGCAAGTGGCCATTGCTCAGGTGCCCGCGGTCTATCGCGAGGTGCTGATGCTGCGCTTCCAGGAAGACTTGAAGCTGGAGGAGATCGCGGACGTGGTGGACGCGCCGGTGTCCACGGTGAAGTCGCGACTGTATCGCGGCCTGGAGGCGATCCGCCAGGCCCTGCAAGGAGGCCGGGCATGACCCAGGACGTGCATGCACGCGCTCGCCACCTGATGGATGCCGCCCGCGTGGAGGGCATCTCCGCGGCGGAGCAGGCCTGGCTCCGCCAGCACCTGGAGGATTGCTCCGATTGTTCCCGGGCCGAGGCCGGCACCCGCCACGCCCTGGAGACGCTGCGCTGGATGGCAGTGAACGCCGATCCCGGCATGGTGCGCGCCACCCGCCTGCAGGTGCGAATGCGGGCGCAGGAGCTGGACGAGGCCCGGAGCCGCTCGCTGCTGTTGTGGGCCTCCGGCGTGCTGACCACAGTGGTGGGGATGGTCACGCTGCCCTTGCTGTGGAGCGGCTTCGCCTGGCTGGGCGAGAAGCTGAGTTTGCCCAACGGGGTTTGGCAGTTCGTGTTCGTGGGCGCCTGGTTCCTGCCGGCCATGGTCATCGCGGTGTTGCTGGGACAGCGGTCAAGATGGGCCCGCCAAGCGGGGCATGCGCTGCCGCCGCGCCGGGTCAAGTGAGATCGGCATCGGGGTTCGAGGAGAATTTGCGATGAATGGACAGAAGACCAGCTTGAGCAACGAGGTCAAGATCATTCCCTGGTGGGCATGGACGCTGGCCGTGGTGGCGTTCCTGTGCATGCAGTTTCTCTTCCACCACATAGTGCCGCATCATCACGACCCGCCGCCGCCGGGAGTGCGGCTGTGGCTGGGAGGGGTGACGGGGATCATCATCTTCGTCTACTTCCTGTTCGTCGGCTACGTGAACGTGGACGCCGGCCGCCGCGGCATGAGCCGCGCCTTGTGGACGGTGGTGGTCATGTTCATCCCCAACGCCCTGGGCTTCATCCTGTACTTCTTCATGCGGCAGCCGCTGCAGGTGAGCTGCCCGCAGTGCGGCACCAAGGTGGAGGCCGGGTTCAACTTCTGTCCCAAGTGCAGCTGCAAGCTGACTCCGACCTGCCCGGGCTGCCAGCACACGGTGCACGCGGGCGACGTCTATTGCCCGTACTGCGGCGCGGCGCTGTCGGGCGCGGGCCCCTCCAAGGCCCCGGCGTAGGGGACGGGCCCACCGTTCCCTCCCCCCTTGCGGCCCCTCATCCGGAGGGGCCGCGCGTTGCACCGCAGAAGCACGGCCGCTATACTCCTAACACCGATTCCAGGAGAAGACAGGGATGTCCCTATCCGCGGTCATCGTGGACGACGAGCAACTGGCGCGGGACGAGCTCGCCTACCTGCTGAAGTCGGTGGGCGACGTCGAGGTGGTGGCGCAGGGCAAGAACGGCGTGGAGGCCGTGAGCCTGATCCGCGAGCACGCCCCCGACCTGGTCTTCCTGGACGTGCAGATGCCCGGGCTGGACGGCTTCGGGGTGATCAAGCGGCTGGTGGACAAGAAGGTACCGCTGCCCCAGATCGTCTTCGCCACCGCCTACGACCAGTACGCGGTGAAGGCCTTCGAGGTCAACGCCGTCGATTATCTGCTCAAGCCCTTCGACAAGAAGCGGGTGGCGCAGTCGGTGCAGCGGGTACGGAAGAAGTTGAGCAGCGACCTGGCTCCCGCCGAGAAGCTGGAGACCCTGGTCAAGATGCTGGAGGCGCAGAATCCCGCCGCCTCCAAGATCGTGCTCAAGTTCGGCGGGAGGCTCTTCCTGGTGGATCAGAAGGACATTTGCTACGCCTCCATCGAGGACGGCGTGATCACCGTGGCCACCACCGCGGTGGAGGGCCAGTCCAACTGCCGCACCCTGGAGGAGCTGCTGGAGAGCCTGGATCCCAACCTGTTCTGGCGGGTGCACCGCTCTTACCTGGTCAACATCAACCGCATCAAGGAAGTGGTGCCCTGGTTCAAGAGTTCCTACCAGCTTCGCATGGACGACAAGAAGCAGGCCGAGATTCCGGTGAGCCGGGCCCAGACCAAGCGCCTGCGCGAGCTTTTCGGGCTGTAGCGCCCGCCCTTCTTTCACAGAAGCTTCCCAGACTGCCCTTACAATCCCCTTGAGCCACGGGGTCCCGGGAAGCATCCTCTGCGCCGGCAGGCGCGGCCGGCGAGGGCCCGTCGGCAATCTATAATCGAGAGGAACAGGCGCAGTCTTCGATGGCCTCCACTTCCTACCGATGGTTGCGACGCAGGCTGGCGGGACGGATCCCGCAGAGCGGGCTGGGGCGCTTCACCCTCTACCTGCTGGTGCTGGACCTGTTCCTCTACGTGCTGTGGAAGCTGCTGCTGCTGATCCCCTCCAGCCCCGTCCACACCGGGCTGCGCTCCTGGGTGACGGTGCTGAACGTCCTGCTGGGCGCACTGGCGCTGCTGCTGCTGCTGGGCTGGATGCGGCGCCGCCTGCTCTGGAGCCTGCGCAACCGCCTCATCGTCACCTACGTCTTTATCGGCGTGATCCCGGTGGCGCTGGTGGTGCTGATGGCGCTGCTGGCGGGATACCTGTTCACCAATCAGTTCTCCGCGTACGTCATCAACGCCGACCTGCAGGCCGGCGTGCACCGGCTGGACATGTTGAACAGCACCGTGGCCAGCGAGGTCGCGGCGGAGCTGACCCATGACCGTCCCCTGTCCCTGGCCACCACCTCGGCGCTGGCTGGACAGCAACCTCTGCAGGAGCGCTTCCCCGGCCTGCGGATGACTGCGTGGTACCGCGGGCAGGCGGCCACCTGGCCCGCGGCTTCGGGGCCGGCCACGCCAACCACCTTGCCGGAGTGGGCCAAGGAGCACTTCACCGGGTTGACCGTCGATGCGGACCGCAGCCTGCACCTGCGCGCCCTGACGGTGGTTCCCGCGAACGGCGCGGCGCTCACCGTGATCGCTGACCTGCCCCTGCAGAAGAGTTCGCTCGAAAAGATCATCGGCAACTTCGGCGAGATCACACTCTACGCTCCCAGTAGCGCCGTGGTCCGCGGGCCCACCACCACGTCCCCACCCCCGGAAAGCCGGCGCAGGTCCCCGGTGCGCATCCAGGCGGGGAGCGAAGAGATCGAGTTCGGTCAACCGGGCAGCGCCGAGCATGGGGGTGCGGTCCGTTTTGGCAGCGTCCCCGCGCCGATCTTTCGCTTGGACAGCCAACTAGATCTGGGCAGCGTGTTGGGCACCACGGAATGGCAGAGCGGCACGCCCACCCTCACCCTGGTTCTGGTGGACAGCCGCGCCTCGGCGCTCTACCTGCGCCTGTTTTCGGGTTATTCGGGCAGCCTGGGGAAGTTAGCTGATGCGATGGTGTACGCGCTGATCGGGCTGGCCATCGGCTTCGGCATCATCGAGCTGTTCGCGCTCCTGATCGGGCTGGGCCTGACCCG
This genomic interval from Terriglobales bacterium contains the following:
- a CDS encoding sigma-70 family RNA polymerase sigma factor → MSLAAYYAVTWMQDEATEIARGLRHRDPEVLDRLIEQYQHRLFRYLVYLTGNRTAAEDLFQETWVRVLERGRQYDGKSKFETWLFAIARHLLIDSLRRKSAASLDALRDPEEGTAPFEPAAEEPSAYEALAGREQEARVQVAIAQVPAVYREVLMLRFQEDLKLEEIADVVDAPVSTVKSRLYRGLEAIRQALQGGRA
- a CDS encoding zinc ribbon domain-containing protein, which codes for MNGQKTSLSNEVKIIPWWAWTLAVVAFLCMQFLFHHIVPHHHDPPPPGVRLWLGGVTGIIIFVYFLFVGYVNVDAGRRGMSRALWTVVVMFIPNALGFILYFFMRQPLQVSCPQCGTKVEAGFNFCPKCSCKLTPTCPGCQHTVHAGDVYCPYCGAALSGAGPSKAPA
- a CDS encoding LytTR family DNA-binding domain-containing protein; this encodes MSLSAVIVDDEQLARDELAYLLKSVGDVEVVAQGKNGVEAVSLIREHAPDLVFLDVQMPGLDGFGVIKRLVDKKVPLPQIVFATAYDQYAVKAFEVNAVDYLLKPFDKKRVAQSVQRVRKKLSSDLAPAEKLETLVKMLEAQNPAASKIVLKFGGRLFLVDQKDICYASIEDGVITVATTAVEGQSNCRTLEELLESLDPNLFWRVHRSYLVNINRIKEVVPWFKSSYQLRMDDKKQAEIPVSRAQTKRLRELFGL
- a CDS encoding SpoIIE family protein phosphatase produces the protein MASTSYRWLRRRLAGRIPQSGLGRFTLYLLVLDLFLYVLWKLLLLIPSSPVHTGLRSWVTVLNVLLGALALLLLLGWMRRRLLWSLRNRLIVTYVFIGVIPVALVVLMALLAGYLFTNQFSAYVINADLQAGVHRLDMLNSTVASEVAAELTHDRPLSLATTSALAGQQPLQERFPGLRMTAWYRGQAATWPAASGPATPTTLPEWAKEHFTGLTVDADRSLHLRALTVVPANGAALTVIADLPLQKSSLEKIIGNFGEITLYAPSSAVVRGPTTTSPPPESRRRSPVRIQAGSEEIEFGQPGSAEHGGAVRFGSVPAPIFRLDSQLDLGSVLGTTEWQSGTPTLTLVLVDSRASALYLRLFSGYSGSLGKLADAMVYALIGLAIGFGIIELFALLIGLGLTRTMTRSVAELYKATQHINRGDLKHRIQVRSRDQLAALETSFNSMAESLEQLLAEQREKERLQNELAIAQEVQAQLFPAQATHLESLEVHGVCRPARVVSGDYYDFLALGSGKMAIAVGDISGKGISAALLMATIHSAVRAYEFGRMPEPAEMAVAGKAALSAARAGQGGTPLVSSNGIQSPASVLWLLNRHLYHSTPAEKYATLFLGLYDSQVRRLTYSNAGHLPPLVIGADGAVRRLDRAAGLVIGLFDNISHQEASMELHPGDIFLAYSDGVTEPENDFGEFGEERLIEIVRENRSLPLAEISDAVLAAVEDWIGSQEQPDDVTVVLARAR